One Ignavibacterium album JCM 16511 genomic region harbors:
- a CDS encoding DUF5916 domain-containing protein, whose translation MKKLLLLLMIISLISIASPNKNSNKVLHLKKINSEIKIDGVIDNEWSIADSAYNFFQFDPFYGQKPSVETIAKVLADEEALYCLMICYDDPDKLQTNAGMHDWFTGDIVSIILDTFNDKQTAYKFAVNASGVMADSRLLDDGRNRDYSWDGIWFAATKIYEWGYVVEMKIPFKSIKYDKSLTEWGIDFDRWRSFTREDLYWCEYEKSEGMRISKFGKLVFDNFSPSVTGLNLEIFPVGLAKAKYLGDNKYKFDPAAGLDVFYNPSEKLTFQLTANPDFAQIEADPFNFNISRYETYFNERRPFFTQGNEVFNPSGRQSNSGFYRPLELFYSRRVGKLLPDGQEVPLIFGTKAFGRINEWEYGGFLAMTGKVDYIDDEENLVEERALFGAGRIKKKILDNSSVGVLIVGKQTKDNTYGVIDVDGAFRGSDWQLAYQFARSFENSKGDFAMSAGFNQMTDSWGNLFRLRAIGKDFNIKQIGFVPWTGTINSLLLTGPRFYYDNGEINNIFLYFGPLINYEDADLFTDYGGVIGFNMQLRSGWGYEINSSFAKSKDEGIEYNSYSINLSSWFDISQKWNANMWSGYEHTYNFSREYLSFYSWFGVRAEWKPIDILEVGSSYEMFIEGNPDNEIEDITYNARPFFSFTPFNNLNLRVYVDNVFVKSSDRMERIIAGFLFSWNFLPKSWIYLAINEIKDRSDEYDMNNNILPNRMHTKERAGVLKIKYLYYF comes from the coding sequence ATGAAAAAACTTTTACTGCTTCTAATGATTATTTCTCTCATTTCTATTGCTTCTCCGAATAAAAATTCCAATAAAGTCCTGCATCTGAAAAAAATAAATTCGGAAATAAAAATAGATGGAGTAATTGATAATGAATGGAGCATTGCTGACTCAGCTTATAACTTTTTTCAATTTGATCCTTTTTATGGACAAAAACCTTCTGTTGAAACTATTGCAAAAGTTCTTGCTGATGAGGAAGCTCTTTATTGTCTGATGATTTGTTATGATGATCCGGATAAGCTTCAAACCAATGCAGGGATGCACGATTGGTTTACCGGAGATATTGTTTCTATAATTCTTGATACTTTTAACGATAAACAAACTGCTTATAAGTTTGCAGTTAATGCATCCGGAGTTATGGCTGATTCAAGATTGTTGGATGATGGTAGAAACAGAGATTATAGCTGGGATGGAATCTGGTTCGCAGCCACAAAAATTTATGAGTGGGGCTATGTGGTTGAAATGAAAATACCTTTTAAATCTATAAAGTATGATAAAAGTTTAACTGAGTGGGGAATTGATTTCGATCGTTGGCGTTCCTTTACGCGCGAAGATCTGTACTGGTGTGAATATGAAAAAAGTGAAGGGATGAGAATTTCTAAATTTGGTAAACTGGTTTTTGATAATTTCTCTCCCAGCGTTACAGGATTAAATCTCGAAATCTTTCCTGTCGGATTAGCTAAGGCAAAATATCTCGGAGATAATAAATATAAATTTGACCCCGCAGCCGGATTGGATGTTTTTTATAATCCTTCTGAAAAACTTACATTTCAATTAACTGCTAATCCTGATTTTGCCCAAATAGAAGCTGACCCTTTTAATTTCAATATTTCCAGATACGAAACTTATTTTAACGAAAGAAGACCTTTTTTTACGCAAGGTAATGAAGTATTTAATCCATCAGGACGGCAAAGTAATTCCGGATTCTACAGACCATTAGAACTTTTTTACTCAAGACGAGTTGGAAAATTATTACCCGACGGACAGGAAGTACCTCTTATCTTCGGCACAAAAGCATTCGGCAGAATCAATGAGTGGGAATACGGTGGATTTCTGGCAATGACAGGAAAAGTAGATTATATAGATGACGAAGAAAATCTTGTTGAAGAACGAGCATTGTTTGGCGCAGGAAGAATAAAGAAAAAAATTCTTGACAATTCATCAGTTGGTGTGCTCATTGTGGGAAAACAGACTAAGGATAACACTTATGGTGTTATAGATGTTGATGGGGCTTTCAGAGGATCTGACTGGCAGCTTGCTTATCAGTTCGCAAGATCATTCGAAAATTCAAAAGGGGATTTTGCGATGTCTGCAGGATTTAACCAGATGACAGATAGTTGGGGAAATTTATTTCGTTTAAGAGCTATTGGAAAAGATTTTAATATCAAACAAATTGGTTTTGTTCCCTGGACAGGTACAATTAATTCTTTATTGCTAACAGGACCAAGATTTTATTATGATAATGGAGAAATAAATAACATCTTTCTTTACTTCGGTCCATTAATAAATTATGAAGATGCTGATTTATTTACTGATTATGGTGGAGTTATCGGGTTTAATATGCAACTCAGGTCGGGTTGGGGTTATGAAATAAATTCCTCATTTGCAAAGAGCAAAGATGAAGGAATTGAATACAACTCTTACTCAATCAATCTCAGCTCGTGGTTTGACATTTCACAAAAATGGAATGCCAATATGTGGAGCGGTTATGAGCACACTTATAATTTTTCGCGCGAATATCTTTCATTTTATTCATGGTTCGGTGTCCGTGCAGAGTGGAAACCAATTGATATTTTAGAAGTTGGCAGCAGCTATGAAATGTTTATTGAAGGTAATCCGGACAATGAAATTGAAGATATAACTTACAATGCTCGTCCTTTCTTTTCATTTACTCCTTTTAATAATCTGAACCTAAGAGTTTATGTAGATAATGTGTTTGTGAAGTCTTCAGACAGGATGGAAAGAATTATTGCCGGATTTTTGTTCAGCTGGAATTTCCTACCAAAGAGTTGGATATATCTTGCAATCAACGAAATAAAGGATCGAAGCGATGAATACGATATGAATAACAATATTCTTCCGAACAGAATGCATACAAAAGAAAGAGCTGGTGTACTTAAGATAAAGTATTTGTATTACTTCTAG
- the pepT gene encoding peptidase T, whose protein sequence is MFDQNYKFTCVDRFLKYVKYDTQSDEESASFPSTEKQKILSKDLAEELKQMGLKDAHMDEWGYVMATLPSNTSKDVPPIAFIAHVDTSPAVSGANVNPVIRKNHQGGDIVLENGGWVIKESENPDLKNMIGFDIITTDGTTLLGADNKAGVAEIMDAINYLITHPEIKHGDIKVCFTPDEEVGRGTEKIDLKKLGAKYAYTVDGSSRGEIETETFSADAVVIKFYGKNIHPGYAKGVMINSIKIAASFIDSLPKDRLSPETTEGREGYVHCTSINGNEELTTLKFIIRDFETPKLKEYEDLLKKLAEEAVAKFPGSRMEFQVIEQYRNMKEVLDKHPQVTDYAVEAMNRIGIKPIMHPIRGGTDGSRLCFMGLPTPNIFAGEHSFHSQTEWVAVQDMYEAVKLIVEIAKVWEEKS, encoded by the coding sequence ATGTTCGATCAGAATTATAAATTTACTTGCGTTGATCGTTTCTTGAAATATGTTAAGTATGATACGCAATCCGATGAAGAATCCGCATCTTTCCCAAGCACAGAAAAGCAAAAAATTCTTTCTAAAGATTTAGCAGAAGAATTAAAACAGATGGGACTTAAAGATGCACATATGGATGAGTGGGGTTATGTAATGGCAACTCTTCCATCAAACACGAGCAAAGATGTTCCTCCTATTGCTTTTATTGCGCATGTTGATACATCACCTGCAGTAAGTGGTGCAAATGTTAATCCTGTTATCAGAAAAAATCATCAGGGCGGCGATATAGTTTTAGAAAATGGCGGATGGGTGATTAAAGAAAGTGAAAATCCTGATTTAAAGAACATGATCGGATTTGACATAATCACAACAGATGGAACAACTCTCCTCGGAGCTGATAACAAAGCAGGCGTTGCTGAGATTATGGATGCAATAAATTATTTAATTACACATCCTGAAATTAAACATGGCGATATAAAAGTCTGTTTTACTCCAGATGAAGAAGTAGGAAGAGGCACTGAAAAAATAGATTTGAAAAAGTTGGGTGCTAAATACGCATACACTGTTGATGGTTCAAGTCGTGGTGAAATTGAAACCGAAACATTTTCTGCTGATGCTGTAGTAATAAAATTTTATGGTAAAAATATTCATCCTGGTTATGCCAAAGGAGTGATGATTAATTCAATAAAGATTGCTGCATCGTTTATTGATTCGCTTCCGAAAGATCGTTTATCTCCTGAAACTACCGAAGGCAGAGAAGGTTATGTTCATTGCACTTCAATAAATGGCAACGAAGAACTAACAACATTAAAATTTATCATTCGTGATTTTGAAACACCAAAGCTGAAAGAGTACGAAGATCTTCTGAAAAAGCTTGCAGAAGAAGCCGTTGCTAAGTTTCCCGGATCAAGAATGGAATTTCAGGTTATTGAGCAGTATCGTAATATGAAAGAAGTTCTTGATAAACATCCTCAGGTAACAGATTACGCTGTTGAAGCAATGAATAGGATTGGAATTAAACCAATTATGCATCCGATTCGTGGTGGTACGGATGGTTCGAGATTATGTTTTATGGGATTACCAACTCCGAATATTTTTGCTGGTGAACATAGCTTTCACTCACAAACAGAGTGGGTTGCTGTTCAGGATATGTACGAAGCAGTAAAACTTATTGTAGAAATCGCAAAAGTTTGGGAAGAAAAAAGCTAG
- a CDS encoding heparan-alpha-glucosaminide N-acetyltransferase domain-containing protein — MKEKVRYISADLLRGLVIIIMIEVHVFNAFLQPQLRQTFWFSILNFVNGLVAPSFLFVSGFAFEVSSGSKLDEMRKFGKAFWKKIGRIFQIIIIGYALHLPFYSLSKVIHKSTPQQIESFFAVDVLQCIGFGLLFLFLARLLIKSDKFYHIFILVSLIIVTFISPLLWKIDFNQYVHPLVGNYFNRLHGSLFPIFPWLNFLLAGALFARYFINAREQGEEENFIRKISIAGLITLLSGHIFYSGLFPKELTSIIPNPIFFLERLGYMLVLFYLCWMADQKLNFRPESVLDASRESLLIYWLHLIIIYGMFWDGKSLALIIGNNLSVIEVSAATIALITLMIIVAKLWGWMKFKYQSKISLVIKFAIVILIAVFIIY, encoded by the coding sequence ATGAAAGAAAAAGTAAGATACATATCTGCTGATTTACTACGTGGACTTGTAATCATCATAATGATTGAAGTTCATGTTTTTAATGCTTTTCTTCAACCGCAATTAAGACAAACATTCTGGTTCAGCATACTTAATTTTGTAAATGGTTTGGTTGCTCCATCATTCTTATTCGTGTCTGGATTTGCTTTTGAAGTTTCTTCAGGAAGTAAACTTGATGAAATGAGAAAGTTTGGCAAAGCATTCTGGAAAAAAATCGGAAGAATTTTCCAGATAATAATAATTGGATATGCACTTCATCTTCCGTTTTACTCTCTTTCTAAAGTTATACATAAATCTACTCCTCAGCAGATTGAAAGTTTTTTTGCTGTAGATGTTTTGCAATGTATTGGTTTTGGTCTGTTGTTTTTATTCCTGGCAAGATTGTTAATTAAGTCGGACAAATTTTATCATATTTTTATTCTGGTCTCTCTCATTATAGTTACTTTTATTTCACCATTATTGTGGAAAATAGATTTCAATCAATATGTTCATCCGTTAGTTGGAAATTATTTTAACAGATTGCACGGCTCGCTTTTCCCAATATTCCCGTGGTTAAATTTCTTGTTAGCCGGAGCTCTTTTTGCAAGATATTTTATTAACGCAAGAGAGCAGGGCGAAGAAGAAAATTTCATTCGCAAGATTTCAATTGCAGGGCTCATAACTCTTTTATCGGGACATATATTTTACTCCGGCTTGTTCCCAAAAGAATTAACTTCGATTATTCCAAATCCTATATTCTTTCTTGAAAGACTTGGTTACATGTTGGTTTTATTTTATTTGTGTTGGATGGCAGATCAGAAATTAAATTTCAGACCTGAATCAGTTCTTGATGCAAGCAGAGAATCATTACTTATTTACTGGCTTCATCTGATTATCATTTATGGGATGTTCTGGGATGGAAAAAGTTTGGCTTTGATAATTGGAAATAATTTAAGTGTGATAGAAGTATCTGCAGCAACAATAGCTTTGATAACATTGATGATAATTGTTGCAAAGCTTTGGGGATGGATGAAATTCAAATATCAGAGCAAAATTTCTCTGGTTATCAAATTTGCAATCGTCATTTTAATCGCAGTATTTATAATTTACTAG
- the gmd gene encoding GDP-mannose 4,6-dehydratase yields the protein MKALITGITGQDGSYLTEILLEKGYEVHGIIRRSSSFNTGRIDHLYENSEILNNRLFLHYGDLVDTSNLNRLLEKIQPDEIYNLAAQSHVKVSFEIPDYTAQVDALGTLRFLDAIREVGLRQVKFYQASTSELYGKVQEIPQSEKTPFYPRSPYGVAKLYGYWIIVNYREAYNLFACNGILFNHESPRRGETFVTRKITRAAARIAAGLQTDLALGNLNAKRDWGYAPEYCEGMWRILQHKEADDFVLATGETHTVREFADLTFKHLGIELEWIGEGVNEVGKIKNINLDKAKSLIGFDVTKERTRSDFTTRLKKGDVLVRVNPNYYRPTEVDLLIGDSTKAEKLLGWKARTKFSDLVEIMIKADMEKVLRRGY from the coding sequence ATGAAAGCATTAATTACGGGCATAACCGGACAAGATGGAAGTTATCTTACTGAAATTCTTCTTGAAAAAGGTTATGAAGTTCACGGAATCATTCGCAGAAGCAGTTCTTTCAATACTGGAAGAATTGATCATCTTTATGAAAATTCTGAAATACTTAACAACAGACTTTTTCTTCATTATGGTGATCTTGTTGATACAAGTAATCTGAATCGCTTACTCGAAAAAATTCAACCAGATGAAATTTATAATCTTGCTGCACAAAGTCATGTTAAAGTCTCATTTGAAATTCCTGACTACACCGCACAGGTTGATGCGCTTGGTACACTCAGATTCCTCGATGCAATCAGAGAAGTAGGTTTAAGACAGGTTAAGTTTTATCAGGCATCTACATCAGAGCTTTACGGCAAAGTTCAGGAAATACCACAGTCAGAAAAAACACCATTCTATCCGCGTTCACCTTATGGAGTTGCAAAGCTGTATGGTTATTGGATAATCGTTAACTACAGAGAAGCATATAATCTTTTTGCCTGCAATGGAATTCTGTTCAATCACGAATCTCCAAGAAGAGGAGAAACATTCGTAACAAGAAAAATCACTCGTGCGGCTGCAAGAATTGCTGCAGGATTGCAAACTGATTTAGCCTTGGGAAACCTGAATGCAAAAAGAGACTGGGGTTACGCACCGGAATATTGCGAGGGAATGTGGAGAATTCTTCAGCATAAAGAAGCAGATGATTTTGTACTTGCAACTGGAGAAACTCACACAGTAAGAGAATTTGCGGATTTAACATTCAAACATCTGGGAATAGAACTTGAATGGATTGGTGAAGGTGTTAACGAAGTTGGAAAAATAAAAAATATAAATCTCGACAAAGCAAAATCATTAATTGGTTTTGATGTAACAAAAGAAAGAACAAGAAGTGATTTTACAACGAGATTGAAAAAAGGCGATGTGCTTGTTAGGGTAAATCCGAATTACTACAGACCTACGGAAGTTGATTTGCTGATTGGTGATTCAACGAAAGCTGAGAAGCTGCTCGGCTGGAAAGCGAGAACAAAATTTTCAGACCTGGTTGAAATAATGATTAAAGCAGATATGGAAAAAGTTTTAAGAAGAGGATATTAA